The sequence below is a genomic window from Ensifer adhaerens.
ATCTGGACTGAAAAGAGGAAAGGCCGGGTCATGCACCCGGCCTTTCTGTATTCTGATCTATTGCGGACTGGCCAGCTTACTTCGACGGGCCGTCGTTGAGGCCGACCTTGTCGACCAGTTCGGAGGCCTGCTTGCGGTATTTGGCCACGTCGGTCAGCGGCAGCTTGTCCGGGTGGATTTCGCCGAAGGACTTCACGATGGCCGACGGTTCGGCGCCCGGCAGGACCGGGTATTCGAAGACCTGTTCGGCATAGATCTGCTGGGCTTCCTTGGAGGAGAGGAATTCCATCAGCTTGATGGCGTTTTCCTTGTCCGGGGCGTATTTCGCCAGCGCCATGCCGGAAATATTGACATGCGTGCCCCGGTCCTTGGAATTGGGGAAGAGCACCTTGATCGCGCCGGCCCATTCCTTCTGCTCGGGCTCCTTCGTGTCGGTCAGCATCAGGCCGACGTAATAGGTGTTGCCGAGCGCCAGATCGCATTCGCCGGCCCAGATGGCCTTGGCCTGGCTGCGGTCGTTGCCGTCCGGCTTGCGGACGAGGTTGTTCTTGAGGCCGGTCAGCCACTTCTCGGTCGCTTCGGCGCCATTGTGGGCAATCATGGACGCGATGAGACCAATATTGTAAGAATGCTGGCCGTCTCGCATGCAGATCTTGCCCTTCCACTTGGGATCGGCGAGCTCTTCATAGGTGATGTCGTTTTGCGCAACACGTTCCTTGGAGGCATAGACCACGCGGCCACGGGTCGTGAGGCCGAACCAGTCGCCGTCCGGATCCCGGAAGTTGGCTGGTATGTTTGCGTCGATCTTGGCATCCTTCAGCGGCTGCACAACGCCGCCGTCCTTGGCCTCGGTGAGGCGCGAAATGTCGATCGTGAGAATCACATCCGCCGGCGAATTTTCACCTTCCGCCTTGATCCGCTCGACCAAGCCCTTATCTAGAAACAGAACATTGGTCTTGATGCCTGTCTCTTTCGTGAACGCATCAAGCACCGGCTTGATGAGATCCGGCTGGCGATAGGAATAAATGTTCACCTCGCCTTCAGCGGCGAATGCAGGCAAAGCTGTTCCGGCAACAAGGACTGTGGTGAGAGCGGACTTTTTCAGGACGTTCAACAACGATACCTCCAGTATCTTTCTTGACAATTTCACTCATCTTTTATGTCGCCCCTCTTGCTGCGTCAATACGGATAGCGAAATATGAGTGAGCGGTTCATATTTTGGAATTGTTCCAAACTGCAAACGGGTCTATAAGGGCCCATCGAAAGATCGAGGTTCTCGGATGCGGCTGACAAAGCAGACCAATTATGCAGTGCGAATGCTCATGTATTGCGCGGCAAACGCCGACAATCTGAGCCGCATACCGGAAATCGCCAAGGCCTATGGCGTTTCGGAGTTGTTCCTGTTCAAGATCCTGCAGCCCCTGCACAAGGCGGGAATCGTGGAAACCGTGCGCGGCCGCAATGGCGGCATCCGTCTTGGCCGGCCTGCCGACAAGATCAGCCTGTTTGACGTCGTCAGGGTCACGGAGGACAATTTCTCCATGGCGGAGTGCTTCGATTCCGACGTGGCAGAATGCCCTCTCGTCGATAGCTGCGGCCTGAACTCCGCTTTGCGCAAGGCGCTCAATGCGTTTTTCGAGGTGTTGGCACAGTATTCCATCCACGATCTCGTGGTTGCTCGTCCGCAGATCAATTTCCTTCTCGGCCTTGAGGAAGCGCCTGCCAAGGTGAGCGCATCGGCCTGATGCCGGGTTTGCGATTCTGCAAATTTGAGTCGCGACCGTCCGCGAGAAAAATCAATAGTGGGAATCGCGGATTGTAACCATCTCGTTTTAGGGTTGAGTGCGATGTGGGGAATCGACTCACCTCTGGTTTGATCCGGGGGTGATCGAGGGGCGAGAGACGGCGGATCTGGACGGCTGCTTTGTGGCTAGACCCAGACGTGCTGCCCCGTCATGGGTGATCTCATAGTTCAAGGACGGGCATTTGACGCTGCAATTGAAAAACCAATGTCCAGGCAGCTATCAGAATGAGCTTGCGAAGGCTGTCAACCGCGTCGATTTTTTCCGCATCTTTCACTCCATGGCTCTGCGCGCCGGCTTCGAGCATTTTTGCCTTATGCGGCTTTTTGCAGACATCCCTTCTCCGACCCTGACGACACAGCTTGAGCTGCACGACCTGCCGGCCGGGCTCGCGGAGGCCTATGACGGGCGCTTCTCGTTTTCCGATTCCGGGCTTTTCAAGATGCTTCAGGAGACGACTCTCCCGACATACTGGATCGATGCCGATGGAACTCAAGACGAACTGATGCGTCAGCTCGGCTTCGAGCTGGCGCTTTGCATCCCCGTCCAGGGGCTCAACGGTTCACGCCATGCCATCATCTTCATGGGCGACCGCGAGGTTCCCAACATGGAACTGCTGCACGCCATCTATTACGACGCCTCCTACGCCTTCGATTTCTATTTCAGGGAAATTCTGGCGAACAAGAAGGGCATGGGGCTGACGCCGCGGGAGCTAGAAATCCTGAGATGGATTTCGCACGGCAAGACGGCCGGCGAGATTGCCCTGATCGTTTCCGTCTCGGAACACACCGTGAATTCTCATACCGCAACGATCCTCAAGAAACTCGATGTGGTTAACCGGACGCAAATGGTCGCGAAGGCGATTCGGGAGCAAATCATTCCATAATCCCTAGAATGCGCTTGGCGGATTCAGCCTTTGGCAATTTCTATAGTCTCTTAGTTAATCATGGTCAGGCTGTGTTGACATTTCCAGCCCCAGGACCGAACAGGTGGTTGCCTGGACAGGCGAAACGGAGTGGCGAAGTTAATGGCGACTGTCGTCAATATAATGCTGATCGATGACGACCCGGCGGAAGAGCTGATCTTCCGGGCCCAGATGAAGAAGGTCGTGAATTACGACATCAACATGCTGTACGCGGCAAGCATCGACGATGCCGTTGCGATGTTCGGCAAGGGCGCCGCGGTCGATATCGTGCTTCTCGACAACAGGCTGGGGCCGGGTGAAGACTTCCGCGAAAGTGCGCCGCGCCTGCGCCAGAGCGGATATATCGGTCCGATCGGCGTCATTTCATCTTCGCTGACAGACCCCTATTTCCAGTCTTTTGCCGAATATGGAGCCGATTTCCGCATAGACAAGGCTGAGTTCGATCCCACAGCCATCAGCTTCTTGATCCAGGAATACGCGCCGCATTGAGCCCCTGCCGTCAGGGGATGATCG
It includes:
- a CDS encoding iron(III) transport system substrate-binding protein, encoding MLNVLKKSALTTVLVAGTALPAFAAEGEVNIYSYRQPDLIKPVLDAFTKETGIKTNVLFLDKGLVERIKAEGENSPADVILTIDISRLTEAKDGGVVQPLKDAKIDANIPANFRDPDGDWFGLTTRGRVVYASKERVAQNDITYEELADPKWKGKICMRDGQHSYNIGLIASMIAHNGAEATEKWLTGLKNNLVRKPDGNDRSQAKAIWAGECDLALGNTYYVGLMLTDTKEPEQKEWAGAIKVLFPNSKDRGTHVNISGMALAKYAPDKENAIKLMEFLSSKEAQQIYAEQVFEYPVLPGAEPSAIVKSFGEIHPDKLPLTDVAKYRKQASELVDKVGLNDGPSK
- a CDS encoding DNA-binding transcriptional regulator, CsgD family, giving the protein MTLQLKNQCPGSYQNELAKAVNRVDFFRIFHSMALRAGFEHFCLMRLFADIPSPTLTTQLELHDLPAGLAEAYDGRFSFSDSGLFKMLQETTLPTYWIDADGTQDELMRQLGFELALCIPVQGLNGSRHAIIFMGDREVPNMELLHAIYYDASYAFDFYFREILANKKGMGLTPRELEILRWISHGKTAGEIALIVSVSEHTVNSHTATILKKLDVVNRTQMVAKAIREQIIP
- a CDS encoding CheY chemotaxis protein or a CheY-like REC (receiver) domain, whose amino-acid sequence is MATVVNIMLIDDDPAEELIFRAQMKKVVNYDINMLYAASIDDAVAMFGKGAAVDIVLLDNRLGPGEDFRESAPRLRQSGYIGPIGVISSSLTDPYFQSFAEYGADFRIDKAEFDPTAISFLIQEYAPH
- a CDS encoding transcriptional regulator, BadM/Rrf2 family, with the translated sequence MRLTKQTNYAVRMLMYCAANADNLSRIPEIAKAYGVSELFLFKILQPLHKAGIVETVRGRNGGIRLGRPADKISLFDVVRVTEDNFSMAECFDSDVAECPLVDSCGLNSALRKALNAFFEVLAQYSIHDLVVARPQINFLLGLEEAPAKVSASA